A stretch of the Vagococcus xieshaowenii genome encodes the following:
- a CDS encoding lipoate--protein ligase family protein has protein sequence MLKNYYQFLTHLSPVLYDQAIITPERQFTPFAFTDMLTTQMSANGQPVLHYWQLDQSVILGMKDSRVPLFKDALTSLTDKGYHVMLRNSGGLGIVADQGILNISFILPNPDTHTLNISSAYELVMAIIQTAFADFSQTIEAKEITDSYCPGDYDLSINGQKFAGIAQRRIKNGISVMIYLSVNGNQQARGELMHAFYQIGLGDDFGSNGYPPVNPHSMANLETLLQTELSIDEVKSRVTAAFQQLFTTPLASMDEEYFTSDIATNEAMARQVERMTDRNELITTLIGGLDGDIV, from the coding sequence ATGCTAAAAAACTATTATCAATTTTTAACTCATCTATCGCCTGTCCTGTATGATCAAGCGATAATAACGCCAGAAAGACAGTTTACACCTTTTGCTTTCACGGATATGTTAACAACGCAGATGTCTGCAAATGGACAACCTGTCTTACACTACTGGCAATTAGATCAATCTGTCATTCTAGGGATGAAAGATTCTCGTGTACCTCTATTTAAAGACGCTTTAACGTCATTAACAGATAAAGGTTATCATGTCATGTTACGTAATTCTGGGGGACTAGGGATTGTTGCCGATCAAGGTATCTTGAATATTTCATTTATCTTGCCTAACCCTGATACACACACACTTAATATTTCATCAGCCTATGAATTGGTTATGGCAATCATTCAAACAGCCTTTGCTGATTTCTCACAAACCATCGAGGCTAAAGAAATAACAGATTCTTATTGCCCAGGTGATTATGATTTGAGTATCAATGGGCAAAAATTTGCAGGTATCGCTCAACGAAGAATTAAGAATGGTATCAGTGTCATGATTTATCTAAGTGTCAATGGTAATCAACAAGCCCGTGGTGAATTAATGCATGCATTTTATCAAATTGGTCTGGGAGATGACTTTGGCTCAAACGGTTATCCTCCTGTTAATCCTCATTCGATGGCAAATTTAGAAACTTTATTACAAACTGAGCTCTCTATTGATGAAGTCAAATCAAGGGTGACCGCAGCATTTCAACAATTATTTACCACTCCATTAGCCAGCATGGATGAAGAATATTTTACGTCTGATATCGCGACTAATGAGGCAATGGCACGACAAGTTGAACGAATGACTGATCGTAATGAGCTTATTACAACACTTATAGGAGGACTAGATGGAGATATCGTATAA
- the rsmI gene encoding 16S rRNA (cytidine(1402)-2'-O)-methyltransferase → MNRQKSYKELDSQGCLYLVPTPIGNLEDISYRALNILKTVDFVASEDTRNTQKLLNHFDIKVNQISFHEHNSQQRIPELIDYLQAGQSIAQVSDAGMPSISDPGHDLVKACIEENIRVISLPGATAGVTALIASGLPSDTFTFVGFLPRKKGEQKAIFQKLIGREETQIIYESPYRVKTTLENMLEIYPETHPVVLCRELTKIHEEYLRGSIRELLEYLGEHEIKGECCLMIGGGQEQLSTLHEEQLSLTIKEHVETLMSDNQLSSKAAIKEVAKLRGMKKQDIYKEYHDL, encoded by the coding sequence GTGAACAGACAAAAGAGTTATAAAGAATTAGACAGTCAAGGTTGTTTATATCTTGTACCAACGCCAATTGGAAACTTAGAAGATATCAGTTATCGCGCTTTAAACATATTAAAAACCGTTGACTTTGTAGCAAGCGAAGACACACGTAATACACAAAAATTATTGAATCATTTTGATATTAAAGTGAATCAAATTAGTTTTCATGAGCATAATAGTCAACAACGAATACCAGAGCTAATTGATTACTTACAAGCAGGTCAATCTATTGCGCAAGTGAGTGATGCCGGGATGCCATCAATTAGTGATCCGGGTCATGATTTAGTTAAGGCGTGCATTGAAGAAAACATTCGTGTTATTTCTCTACCAGGTGCCACAGCAGGAGTAACTGCATTGATTGCTTCAGGGTTACCATCGGATACATTCACATTTGTTGGCTTTTTACCACGTAAAAAAGGCGAACAAAAAGCGATATTTCAAAAATTAATTGGCCGTGAAGAAACGCAAATTATTTATGAATCACCTTACCGTGTGAAAACGACATTAGAAAATATGTTGGAGATATATCCTGAAACACATCCCGTTGTTTTATGTCGTGAGTTAACGAAGATTCATGAAGAATATTTACGTGGTTCTATTCGTGAATTATTAGAATATCTGGGTGAACATGAGATTAAAGGTGAATGTTGCTTGATGATTGGTGGAGGGCAAGAACAATTGTCTACACTTCATGAAGAACAACTTTCTTTAACTATTAAGGAACATGTTGAAACACTGATGAGTGATAACCAATTAAGTTCAAAAGCCGCGATTAAAGAAGTTGCTAAACTACGTGGCATGAAGAAGCAAGATATCTACAAGGAATACCATGATTTATAG
- a CDS encoding FUSC family protein, with protein sequence MTVGQFRLGYRTMKTVLAVSICILVFSFFDNHTPVIACLSAIVALREDMPKTYSFGGLRVLGTIVGSIAAVLYYFMQQPFENKDLATFLLIPFFVGLLIVVNDGLNLNKGIVASEATFLIIVFTIPQNQALIYIFERTFDSFVGVFIALTINRLIKPPAESLEQQPTAKEKIVLLEQELAELKQEVNENTPQKK encoded by the coding sequence ATGACAGTAGGACAATTCAGACTTGGTTATCGTACAATGAAAACCGTTCTTGCGGTCTCCATTTGTATTCTTGTCTTTAGTTTTTTTGACAATCATACACCAGTAATTGCTTGTCTATCTGCAATAGTCGCCTTAAGAGAAGACATGCCTAAAACCTATTCTTTTGGAGGTCTTCGTGTATTAGGAACCATCGTTGGAAGTATCGCGGCGGTATTGTATTACTTTATGCAACAACCTTTTGAAAATAAAGATCTCGCAACATTCCTTTTAATCCCCTTTTTTGTTGGCTTACTAATTGTAGTAAATGATGGATTAAATTTAAACAAAGGAATTGTAGCAAGCGAGGCAACTTTTTTAATTATCGTCTTTACGATTCCGCAAAATCAAGCGCTTATCTATATTTTTGAACGAACATTTGATTCTTTTGTCGGTGTTTTTATTGCATTAACAATCAATCGCTTAATCAAACCACCTGCTGAGTCCCTGGAACAACAGCCTACGGCAAAAGAAAAAATCGTATTATTAGAACAAGAACTCGCTGAATTAAAACAAGAAGTAAATGAAAACACGCCACAAAAAAAATAA
- the rpoE gene encoding DNA-directed RNA polymerase subunit delta, whose translation MEIKAFDGVNKEELSMIEVAHAILEERGEIIDFSDLVNQIQNYLGKSDSVIREELSQFYTDLNIDGSFISLGENRWGLRSWYPIDSIDEEVSNYQDEDEDDRPVRKKRKRVNAFIDSDEDAIDYNDDDPEDSDLSVDDDDYIDEDEDDEEIAEYNKDLSELGADDIDDEDDIPEGVEDELTIVHEDDLDSDLDYEDEEDEEEL comes from the coding sequence TTGGAGATTAAAGCGTTTGATGGTGTCAATAAAGAAGAATTGTCAATGATTGAAGTAGCACATGCGATTTTAGAAGAGCGTGGGGAGATTATTGATTTCTCTGATCTTGTTAACCAAATCCAAAATTATTTAGGGAAATCTGATAGTGTGATTCGTGAAGAACTATCACAATTCTATACAGATTTAAATATCGATGGTAGTTTTATTTCTTTAGGAGAAAATCGTTGGGGATTACGTTCATGGTATCCAATTGACTCAATCGATGAAGAAGTATCTAACTATCAAGATGAAGATGAAGACGATCGTCCAGTACGTAAAAAACGTAAACGTGTTAATGCCTTTATCGACAGTGATGAAGATGCAATTGATTACAATGATGATGATCCAGAAGATAGTGATTTAAGTGTTGATGATGATGATTACATCGATGAAGATGAAGATGATGAAGAAATTGCAGAATATAATAAAGACTTATCTGAATTAGGCGCAGATGATATCGACGATGAAGATGATATTCCAGAAGGCGTTGAAGATGAATTAACTATCGTTCATGAAGATGATCTAGACAGTGATTTAGATTATGAAGATGAAGAAGACGAAGAAGAATTATAA
- a CDS encoding DNA replication initiation control protein YabA, with product MDKRTLHDEFSNIENDLKQMLLRLSEMKSTVESLTEKNVHLEVENKHLRSRLMELEKEASATSSGKNELSKSRMNLEKIYEEGFHVCNVYYGSRRENDEECAFCLDVIYGERK from the coding sequence ATGGACAAAAGAACGTTACATGATGAATTTTCTAATATAGAAAACGACTTAAAACAAATGCTTCTTCGTTTAAGCGAAATGAAGAGTACCGTTGAAAGTTTAACTGAAAAAAATGTCCATTTAGAAGTAGAAAATAAACATTTACGTTCACGCTTGATGGAGTTAGAAAAAGAAGCGTCTGCTACATCATCAGGAAAGAACGAATTATCAAAATCACGTATGAATCTAGAAAAAATTTATGAAGAAGGATTCCATGTTTGTAATGTTTATTACGGATCAAGACGTGAAAATGATGAAGAATGTGCCTTTTGTTTGGATGTTATATACGGTGAACGCAAGTGA
- a CDS encoding HD domain-containing protein: MEISYKHQLLPIEKVFKDPVHNDIQVQHQVILDLINAKEFQRLRRIKQLGTASFTFHGGEHSRFSHSLGVYEITRQICDIFERNFSIEKDPIDGWNDEERLVALCAALLHDVGHGPYSHTFEAIFSTNHEQFTVDIITSPFTEIYQILNKVEDGFPQKVASVITKQYPNQQVVQMISSQIDADRMDYLLRDAYFTGTQYGTFDLTRILRVIRPYNKGICFTTNGMHAVEDYIVSRYQMYMQVYFHPVSRGMEVILDHLLKYAEQLFKESPDFFERTSPLLVPFLEKSETLSDYLKLDDHVLNSYFMMWCDHPDETLSDLSKRFLNRKPLKSVKFVTGKDEPLIEDMKQLIEKIGYDTAIYTAINTSFDLPYDFYRPNAVSSRTQIELMEYDGTLIELSKQSSLVRALAGEIHGDERFYFPKEMLTQSDNLFNDIYRMFQCYIHNGKITKPN; this comes from the coding sequence ATGGAGATATCGTATAAACACCAGCTATTACCCATTGAAAAAGTTTTTAAAGATCCTGTCCATAATGATATTCAAGTACAGCATCAAGTAATATTAGATTTAATTAACGCTAAAGAATTTCAGCGTTTAAGACGAATTAAACAGTTAGGAACGGCTTCGTTTACCTTTCATGGCGGAGAGCATAGCCGTTTTTCACATTCATTAGGAGTATATGAAATCACCCGCCAAATTTGTGATATTTTTGAACGGAATTTTTCTATTGAAAAAGATCCTATTGACGGTTGGAACGATGAAGAACGATTAGTCGCTTTATGCGCTGCGCTACTTCATGATGTAGGACATGGTCCTTATTCACATACATTTGAAGCGATTTTTTCTACTAATCATGAACAGTTTACAGTGGATATTATCACGTCCCCTTTTACTGAAATCTATCAAATATTAAACAAAGTAGAAGATGGTTTTCCACAAAAAGTGGCAAGTGTCATTACAAAACAGTACCCTAATCAACAAGTCGTTCAGATGATTTCCAGTCAAATTGACGCTGACCGAATGGATTACTTATTAAGAGACGCCTATTTTACAGGAACTCAATATGGAACCTTTGATTTAACTCGTATTTTACGTGTCATTCGTCCATATAACAAAGGAATTTGTTTCACTACTAACGGGATGCATGCTGTAGAAGATTATATTGTGAGTCGTTATCAAATGTACATGCAAGTTTATTTTCACCCTGTTTCTCGTGGTATGGAAGTGATTTTAGATCATTTATTAAAATATGCTGAACAACTATTCAAAGAATCACCTGATTTCTTTGAACGAACGTCTCCACTTCTTGTACCATTTTTAGAAAAAAGCGAGACATTGAGTGATTATTTAAAGTTAGACGACCATGTTTTGAATAGTTATTTTATGATGTGGTGTGATCATCCTGATGAAACATTGAGTGATTTATCAAAACGATTTTTAAATAGAAAACCTCTCAAGTCAGTTAAATTTGTCACAGGTAAAGACGAACCTCTCATTGAAGACATGAAACAATTAATTGAAAAAATTGGCTACGATACAGCAATTTATACAGCAATCAACACCAGCTTTGATTTACCATATGATTTTTACCGACCAAATGCCGTCTCTTCACGCACTCAGATTGAGCTAATGGAATATGACGGAACATTAATTGAATTATCCAAACAAAGTTCACTTGTCCGTGCGCTTGCGGGAGAAATACATGGGGATGAACGTTTTTATTTTCCTAAAGAAATGCTAACCCAATCAGATAATCTTTTTAACGATATTTATCGAATGTTTCAATGTTACATTCACAACGGAAAAATTACAAAGCCAAATTAA
- a CDS encoding DUF1934 domain-containing protein produces MTERNDLPISIQLRTEIFQNEQMDEHYFDVLGQFVQVGDNIYIRYQEPVNKNEAEAQPVNVTIKIEPDGTVHLIRADHQRMRLSFSYQKEFEANYHTPYGIIPIKTVTNNLRVTLMDKPISGNVLIDYELHAGEDKLGVYHLRLQFTA; encoded by the coding sequence ATGACTGAACGAAATGACTTACCAATTTCTATTCAATTAAGAACAGAAATTTTTCAAAATGAGCAAATGGATGAACATTATTTTGATGTGTTAGGACAATTTGTCCAAGTGGGTGATAATATCTATATTCGTTATCAAGAGCCCGTTAATAAAAATGAAGCAGAAGCTCAACCGGTCAATGTGACCATTAAAATTGAACCAGATGGAACAGTCCATTTGATTCGGGCGGATCATCAAAGAATGCGTCTAAGTTTTTCTTACCAAAAAGAATTTGAAGCCAATTATCACACACCGTATGGCATTATTCCAATTAAGACGGTGACCAACAATCTACGTGTGACATTAATGGATAAACCTATCTCAGGAAACGTGTTAATTGATTATGAGTTACATGCAGGAGAAGATAAATTAGGCGTCTATCATTTACGCCTACAATTTACAGCGTAA
- the gloA gene encoding lactoylglutathione lyase, whose protein sequence is MKMAHTCVRVKDLEASIEFYEKGFGFEVSRRREFPEHKFTLVYMVLPGDDYELELTYNYDHEAYDLGNGYGHIAIATDDLEGLHAKHSELGLNVTPLKNLPGVPPSYYFVIDPDGYKVEIVRFKK, encoded by the coding sequence ATGAAAATGGCACATACATGTGTACGTGTAAAAGATTTAGAAGCATCAATTGAGTTTTATGAAAAAGGATTCGGTTTTGAAGTAAGCCGTCGTCGTGAATTTCCAGAACACAAATTCACATTAGTCTACATGGTATTACCTGGCGATGATTACGAGTTAGAATTAACGTATAACTATGATCATGAAGCCTATGACTTAGGTAATGGTTACGGACATATTGCAATTGCAACAGATGATTTAGAAGGATTACATGCTAAACATTCTGAATTAGGATTAAACGTTACACCACTTAAGAACTTACCTGGTGTACCACCTTCATACTACTTTGTTATTGATCCAGATGGCTATAAAGTAGAAATCGTACGCTTCAAAAAATAA
- the yidA gene encoding sugar-phosphatase, producing MSIKLVAIDIDGTLINSNHQLTEKTIEVIKKKAAEGMKIVIASGRPLIGMLEVVEQLGLTTEHDYIISYNGALAVKAHNHEPFVEHSLTYDDLVSLNALSKEVNAHYHYADLEAIYTPHRRINPYSVHEVTLTGMPLEHLPFEEVDPSKSICKLMFIDPEEEITRIMKEIPEYFHDRYNIVRSAPFFLEFLNKDASKGLTLKNLAEKLAIDPSEIMAIGDNENDISMLEYAGLGVAMGNATEKTKEYAQKITLSNDEDGVAYALENFTK from the coding sequence TTGAGTATAAAACTAGTTGCTATAGATATTGACGGAACATTAATTAATTCTAATCACCAATTAACAGAAAAAACAATCGAGGTTATTAAGAAAAAAGCCGCCGAAGGAATGAAAATCGTCATTGCTTCAGGGCGTCCTTTAATCGGAATGTTAGAGGTCGTTGAACAACTTGGTCTAACAACCGAACATGATTATATTATCAGCTACAACGGAGCGTTGGCAGTCAAAGCTCATAATCATGAACCTTTTGTTGAACATTCACTAACCTATGATGATTTGGTTAGTCTTAACGCACTAAGTAAGGAAGTCAACGCACACTATCATTATGCAGATTTAGAAGCGATTTACACCCCTCATCGTCGCATTAACCCCTACTCTGTTCATGAAGTTACATTAACTGGAATGCCTTTAGAACATCTGCCATTTGAAGAGGTCGATCCATCTAAGAGTATTTGTAAATTAATGTTTATTGATCCTGAAGAAGAAATCACACGCATCATGAAAGAAATTCCTGAATATTTTCATGACCGCTACAATATTGTCAGAAGTGCCCCTTTCTTCTTAGAATTCTTAAATAAAGATGCTAGTAAAGGACTAACCTTAAAGAATCTTGCTGAAAAACTAGCGATCGATCCATCAGAAATCATGGCGATTGGCGACAACGAGAACGATATTTCTATGCTTGAATATGCTGGTCTTGGTGTTGCAATGGGCAATGCGACTGAAAAAACCAAAGAATATGCGCAAAAAATTACGTTATCAAATGATGAAGACGGTGTCGCGTATGCCTTAGAAAACTTTACCAAGTAA
- a CDS encoding DNA/RNA non-specific endonuclease, with amino-acid sequence MSKKSSKKAYKKSKWYTWGAIIVLILSLLGVKVPGVVTDFFEINNGTAKQTDVGHQTSTVPKESGKSTFTNKELELSNKGWITYQALDKLGRPTGADALLTKSMIGTGSKANKEIKPPGFISGLSPYGHSRGHLIGNQFGGSGNEKKNLVTIYQNPVNSPYMTSYEGKVRDVLNRGGVVRYRVVPLYDGDKLMPAAIEMQGKSLKGKALDFKVIIPNVVEQEATNE; translated from the coding sequence ATGAGTAAAAAATCATCTAAAAAAGCCTACAAAAAATCCAAATGGTATACTTGGGGGGCAATTATCGTCCTAATCCTTAGCCTTCTGGGAGTTAAAGTACCTGGCGTTGTAACAGATTTTTTTGAAATAAATAATGGAACGGCTAAGCAAACCGATGTTGGTCATCAAACATCTACTGTTCCTAAAGAAAGTGGCAAATCTACCTTCACTAATAAGGAACTTGAACTTTCTAACAAAGGTTGGATTACCTATCAAGCATTGGATAAGTTAGGGCGTCCTACTGGAGCTGACGCTTTACTTACCAAATCAATGATTGGGACAGGTTCTAAAGCTAATAAAGAGATCAAACCACCTGGCTTTATCTCTGGTCTTTCACCTTATGGACATTCACGCGGTCATTTAATTGGCAATCAATTTGGTGGTAGCGGTAACGAAAAAAAGAATTTGGTGACGATTTACCAAAATCCCGTTAACAGTCCATATATGACGTCATATGAAGGGAAAGTAAGAGACGTATTAAATCGTGGAGGCGTTGTAAGATATCGTGTCGTCCCTTTATATGACGGGGATAAATTGATGCCTGCCGCTATTGAAATGCAAGGGAAAAGTCTTAAAGGTAAAGCTTTAGATTTCAAAGTTATTATCCCAAATGTGGTAGAACAGGAGGCCACCAATGAATGA
- a CDS encoding aromatic acid exporter family protein: protein MKIGLRTLKTAISAPIAIFIAQQLHLLNPASAGIIAILSLTSTKRSTLKVGFERLLSLTLALVLAFVVYHLVGYNALGFGLFLLVFITLSNGFKLNEGIAVNSVLISQFIVYQEMTLSNIINAYSLMMLGVGCALLANLYMPDLSSTLRHKQQNIDQSIQAIIRDYAKRLASHQTVTSQDEIIHAKEELASARRWAKTHTENHFFSDQSYFQSYFSMRELQLQSLERMANILREITVEDDKGLEIAYLLEETANEFSEENDGKLLLDKLQQVLYYYRQTNLPSDRQEFEYRANLFQLLLEFEHFLEIKKGFLS from the coding sequence GTGAAAATTGGTTTGCGAACGTTGAAAACGGCGATAAGCGCCCCAATCGCGATTTTTATTGCGCAACAATTACATTTATTGAATCCAGCCTCAGCGGGTATCATTGCCATATTGAGTTTGACGTCAACTAAACGTTCAACATTGAAAGTTGGTTTTGAACGCTTGTTGTCGCTAACCTTAGCGTTAGTTCTTGCATTTGTGGTGTATCATTTAGTAGGATATAATGCCTTAGGTTTTGGTCTGTTTTTGTTGGTGTTTATTACCTTATCAAATGGGTTTAAATTAAATGAAGGAATTGCGGTTAATTCTGTGTTGATTTCGCAGTTTATCGTGTATCAAGAGATGACGCTTTCTAATATCATAAACGCGTATTCGTTAATGATGTTAGGAGTAGGTTGTGCATTATTAGCGAATCTTTACATGCCAGATTTATCAAGTACGTTACGTCACAAACAACAAAATATTGATCAGTCAATTCAGGCGATTATTCGTGATTATGCTAAACGATTAGCTAGTCATCAGACGGTAACATCACAAGATGAAATTATTCATGCTAAAGAAGAACTCGCTTCAGCTAGAAGATGGGCTAAAACACATACCGAAAATCATTTTTTTAGTGATCAAAGTTATTTTCAATCCTATTTTTCGATGCGTGAATTACAATTGCAGTCACTTGAACGTATGGCAAATATTTTGCGAGAAATTACAGTTGAAGATGATAAAGGATTGGAAATTGCTTATCTATTAGAGGAAACCGCTAATGAGTTTTCTGAAGAAAATGATGGTAAACTACTATTAGATAAGCTACAACAAGTACTTTATTATTATCGACAGACTAATCTGCCAAGTGACCGACAAGAATTTGAATATCGAGCTAATT
- a CDS encoding NUDIX domain-containing protein, producing the protein MKSFNNSLEEKHYFETQATEQEFLAWYNRQEQPKYEKPSVTVDNVLFSYDKASDDLKILLIQRNTHPYRLSWALPGGFVNSNESTEQSCIRETKEETNVSITNANIEQLHTFSTPHRDPRGWVITVSYLAFIGEEPLVAGDDAKEAYWFSLVRDNHLLYLKHDKQEPIILDLNTEASIGQNQLAFDHSQIILKAFKRVENKMYHEPRILQVLGKDFSITDARKVFAKFLGVSYRNIDHSNFKKSLLPYLNEVGERPTGIGRPSKFYELTLNH; encoded by the coding sequence TTGAAATCATTCAACAATAGTTTAGAAGAAAAACATTATTTTGAAACACAAGCCACCGAGCAAGAGTTTTTAGCTTGGTATAATCGCCAAGAACAACCCAAATATGAAAAACCATCTGTTACTGTCGATAATGTCTTATTTAGTTACGATAAAGCCTCAGATGATTTAAAAATATTATTAATTCAACGTAACACGCACCCTTATCGCCTATCATGGGCGTTACCGGGAGGATTTGTAAATTCTAACGAATCGACTGAACAAAGTTGCATTAGAGAGACCAAAGAAGAAACCAATGTCTCCATTACCAATGCCAATATTGAACAATTACATACATTCAGTACGCCTCATCGTGACCCACGTGGTTGGGTCATTACCGTCAGCTATTTAGCCTTTATTGGTGAAGAACCTTTAGTTGCTGGAGATGACGCTAAAGAAGCTTACTGGTTTTCTTTAGTAAGAGATAATCATCTTCTTTACCTTAAACACGATAAACAAGAACCTATCATTCTTGATCTCAATACCGAAGCATCTATTGGCCAAAACCAATTAGCCTTTGACCACAGTCAAATCATTTTAAAAGCCTTCAAACGTGTGGAAAATAAAATGTATCATGAACCACGTATTTTGCAAGTTTTAGGAAAAGATTTTTCAATCACAGATGCTAGAAAAGTATTCGCTAAATTTTTAGGTGTTTCTTACCGAAACATTGACCATTCAAACTTCAAAAAATCATTATTGCCTTATCTTAACGAAGTAGGTGAACGTCCTACCGGGATTGGACGCCCATCAAAATTTTATGAATTGACGTTGAACCATTAA
- a CDS encoding PSP1 domain-containing protein yields the protein MVKVVGVRFREAGQIYYFLGEANKTYSYNERVLVETDKNQQLGYVAIAERELSKEELPEGLKSILRSATKKDLEQEAQNIKDANHAFKLAKVKIKEHGLEMKLAKADYSFDRAKLMFQFTSDGRVDFRDLVRDLASEFRTRIELRQIGIRDEAKILGGIGPCGRPLCCSTFLGDFMPVSIKMAKDQNLSLNQTKISGLCGRLMCCLKYENDMYEEARRELPDYGYEVETPDGKGRVVGLNLLDRVIKVRLFGKEVPIDYDHEEIKVLAKGRV from the coding sequence ATGGTTAAAGTTGTCGGAGTTCGTTTTAGAGAAGCAGGACAAATTTACTATTTTTTAGGAGAAGCTAATAAAACATACTCATATAATGAACGTGTCTTAGTCGAAACTGATAAAAATCAACAGTTAGGCTATGTCGCAATTGCAGAGCGTGAATTATCTAAAGAAGAACTACCTGAAGGATTAAAAAGTATCCTTCGTAGTGCAACAAAAAAAGATTTAGAACAAGAGGCACAAAACATTAAAGATGCTAATCATGCGTTTAAGTTAGCAAAAGTGAAAATTAAAGAGCATGGTTTAGAAATGAAACTAGCTAAAGCAGATTATTCATTTGATCGCGCTAAGTTAATGTTTCAATTTACATCAGATGGTCGAGTAGATTTTCGTGATTTAGTAAGAGATTTAGCGTCTGAATTTAGAACGAGAATTGAGTTGCGTCAAATAGGTATTAGAGACGAAGCGAAAATTTTGGGAGGCATTGGTCCATGTGGTCGCCCCTTATGTTGTTCAACCTTCTTAGGGGATTTTATGCCGGTATCAATTAAGATGGCGAAAGATCAAAATTTATCACTTAATCAAACCAAAATATCAGGATTATGTGGTCGTTTAATGTGTTGCCTAAAATACGAAAATGATATGTATGAAGAAGCACGTCGCGAGTTACCCGATTATGGTTATGAAGTAGAAACACCGGATGGAAAAGGCCGTGTGGTAGGTTTGAATTTACTTGATCGTGTGATTAAAGTAAGACTATTTGGAAAAGAAGTACCGATTGATTACGATCATGAGGAAATAAAAGTTTTAGCAAAAGGAAGAGTTTAA